CTTGCGCTTCTTCGGCGCAACATTCGCCATCTGCGCGCCCGTCCGCGGAGCCTTCCCCTTGCGCGGCCGCGTGCTCGCCTGCCGATGCTTCTTGCCCATCCTCTTTTTCTGATCGCGCTTCGGTGCCATAAAATCCTCAATCCCGTTCGCTTACCATGGTCGCACGCGGCGCACTCGCACACTCACCGCGCGACAGGACCCCCATGCAACCCATTCGCTTCGGCATTCTCGGCTTTGGCTACCACGCCGCCTTCCGCCTTGTCCCTTCGTTCCGCAACTGCCAGCACGCCACGCTAGTCGGCTTCCATCGCCGCGACCCCGCCAAAGCGGCCCGCGATGCCGCCGCCCACGGCCTCCTCGCCTTCCCATCTCCTGAAGCCCTCTGCTCTTCGCCCGACATCGACGCCATCTTCATCACCAGCCCCGACGCCCTTCATCTCGCCGACGCGCAGCTCGCCTTCGCCCACAAAAAGCCCGTCCTCTGCGAAAAGCCGCTCACCTCCAACGCCGCCGATGCCGACACCATGCTCGCCGGTGCCAACGCCGCAGGCGTCCTCTTCGGAGTCGCGCACCACTACCGCTGGGCCCACGCCATCCAGCAGATCCGCTCCCGCGTCGCCGCCGGCGAGATCGGCGATCCCCGCACCGCGCACGCCGAGTTCAACTACGCCGCGCAATTTTCCCGTCGCCCCTGGATCACAGATCCCACCCTCGCCGCCGGCGGTCCCATCGGCGATGTCGGCGTCCACTGCATCGACACCCTCCGCTTCATCCTGGACAACACTCGCGCAAAGAGCGTCTCCACTATCGCCACACAGGACGCCCACTCCGGCGCCGTCGAAGCCTCGGCCTCCATGCAGTTGGAGTTCGCCAACAACGTCCTCGCCAGCGTCAACGTCTCCGCCCGCGCCCAGTACCGGACGCAGATCGAAATCGTCGGCGCCGAAGGCGTCCTCATCGCCGAAAACGGCATGACCGTCGACCACCCCGTCGATGTCGTCCTCCGCCGCAAAGGCGCCCACGTCAACACCAACACCGTCTCGAACGCAGACGCCTACACCCGCATGATCGACAACTTCGCCCAGGCCCTACGCGGCGAAGAACAATTCCTCGGCCCCGGCACCGAAGGTGTCCACAACCAGCACATCCTCGACGCCGCCTTCAAGAGCTGGCACTCCGGCCAACGCGAGCGCGTCGGAGAGGCATGACGCCCACCCTCCAAACCACCCGTCTCCTGCTCACACCCATTCGCCTCGAAGACGCCGAGCAGGTCCAGCGCATCTTCCCGCAATGGGAGATCGTGCAGTTCCTCAACGCCGGCGTCCCCTGGCCCTTCCCACCCGACGGCGTCCTCAACCACTGGCGCGACCGCATGCTCCCCGCCATGCAGCGCGGCGACGAATGGAACTGGACCCTCCGCCTAAAATCCGCACCAGACCAGATCATCGGCTCCATCACTCTCTCCCGCGGCGACGACCTCAACCGCGGTTTCTGGCTCGCCCCCGAATTTCACAACCGCGGCATCATGACTGAAGCCGTCATCGCCACCAACGACTTCTGGTTCGACACCCTCGGCTTCACCCGCCTCCGCGTCCCCAAAGCCGTCGGCAACCTCGCCTCGCGCCGCATTTCTGAGAAGACCGGCATGCGCCTCGTCGCCATCGAGCCCGACCACGCCTTCGTCTGCGGCCACCTCCCTGCAGAAATCTGGGAGCTCACCGCCGACGAATGGCATGCTTTCCGCGGTCGGTTCGTACACACAAAAGATGAATGACACACTCCGAAATTCCAATGCATACTTCTGAGCGATGGGATTCAGATGGTTTTGGAGCCGGATTAGCGATGAATGGATCACCAGCAACTCTGCGGCTGTGCTCTTCGGAGTGTCCGCAGCTTTTACGTGTCTCTTGACAGTCTTTCTCTTCTCACCGCTTCTACTCCACGACACCGGAATCTTGTCGCAAATAGAAGGGGGAGCAATCGGCGTTCTCGGTCCCCTGAGTGCCGTCTTCCTGTGGGGAGGAATGCGCCGCTACCAGAAGACACGCGGACACTCTCGTTTCGGAGATACCCCCACTGTTCGATTTCTGATGTTGATTGGAGTCTGCTGGACCGCAGTTTTGTACTACTTGGGTGTCTACTTACCGAAACGGCGGGAGAGTCCGGCACGTTCAGTCGATGATGCTCTACGCAATCCACGTCCATCACACTTCAAACAAGTACTCATTAGCGCTTGGGTTATCTATCTCACTCTGATCGCAGCACTTTTCCTCGCCCCAAAGACCATAGTGCGATTGCTTCATGGAGCCGGATGGCTTCTGCTGCTCGTTCAGATCCTCCTGATGTTCGCGACCGCCGTCTATTTCGTCGCTCGATTCGTCCGCGGTCCCAGTCGTGGTTGAGGGCCTAGACCCGCGGGCGAATAAACGGCGATTATCATAGACCTACCGCGTGCCGCCCCTCACCAACATCGAAGTCGACCGCAAGACCCCCGTCAGCGAAGCGGCCGCGGAGGCGAAGCTCCCATCCCTTCACGACTTCTTCTCCCCCGGCGGCATCCTCGCCCGGTCCTCCCTCGCCTTCGAGCACCGCCCCGGCCAATACGCCATGGCCAAGGCCATCGAGCAAGCCTTCGCCGACCGCCGCCATCTCATCATCGAAGCCGGCACAGGCACCGGCAAAACCCTCGCCTATCTTCTGCCCGCACTCCGCCGCGCCCGCAACGAGAAGCAGCGCATCATCATCTCCACCGGCACAAAAAATCTGCAGGAGCAGCTTTACTTCAAGGACATCCCGTTCCTCGAATCCGTCCTTGCCGACTCCGGCCCGCTCCGCGTCTGTTACATGAAGGGCCGCGCCAACTACCTCTGCAAGCAGAAGCTCTACGCCCTCCGCGACAACCCCATCCTCTCCGGCCTCGACGACATCTCGCAGTTCCACACCATCCTCCAGTGGGAGCACACCACCGAAACCGGCGACCGCGCCGAGATCGATGACCTCCCCGAATCCTCCGCGCTCTGGCACAAGCTCGACGCGCGCTCCGAGGTCTGTCTCGGCCAGACCTGCCCCAACTGGGAGCCCTGCTTCATCACCCAGATGCGCCGCAAGGCGCTCGAGTCCGACCTCGTCATCGTCAACCACCATCTCTTCTTCGCCGACCTCTCCATCAAGCAGCAGGCCGCCGGCGCCCCCGATGCCGGAATCCTCCCCGAAGCCGCCGCGGTCATCTTCGACGAAGCCCACGAACTCGAAGACGTCGCCTCACAGTACTTCGGCATCGCGCTCACCAACCACCGCTTCGATGAGCTCGCCCGCGACACCGAGTCCATGCTCCGCGCCAAAGGCGCCAGCTCCGCCGCCATCGAAAGCTCCACCGCCACCCTCCGCGAGCGCTCGCGCCTCTTCTTCTCTTCACTCCCCGAGACCACCACCACCGCCCAGCCCGGCCGCATGGAGTTCACCGACCGCGCCGACTTCCTGGAATCTCATGGCGACTCCTACCTCGGCGCCGTCAATGCACTCACACGCCTCGAAGGCGAACTCGACCGCCTCCGCGACGTCGAAGAAGCCGCGGGCCTCCGCAAGCGCGCCGCCGACATCCGCGCGCACCTCAAATTCCTCCTCGAAGCCACCGATCCGAACACCGTCTTCTGGATCGAGCGCCGCGCCGCCTCCAACCTCCGCAACACCGCCCGCAATTCTCGCGAGCCAGCCACAAATCCGGGTGCCCCATTCATGACGACGGCTTCTTCGTCGTCATGGGTTGGGTCTTTGAACACCCACCTCCAGGCCACACCCATCGACGTCTCCCAGCTCCTCGCCGAGACCCTCTTCGCCAACTACAGCTCCGTCATCCTCACCTCGGCCACCCTCACCGTCGCCGACTCCGAACACAAACCCTCCTTCGAGCACCTCAAGAAACGCCTCGGCATCCCATTCCCCAAAGAGCTCATCGTCCCCTCGCACTTCGACTACGCCAAACAAGCGCTCCTCTATCTCCCGCAATACCTCCCGCCGCCGCGCCACCCCGACTTCCTTCCGCACGCCGCGGAAAAAATCCGCCGCGTCCTCGAAATCACCCGCGGCCGCGCCTTCTGCCTCTTCACCAGCTACTCGCAGATGCGCGAGCTCCACGACCGCCTCCTCTGCGAGCTCCCTTACCCACTCCTGCTTCAAGGCACCGCCCCACGCCACGTCCTCATCCAGCAGTTCCGCGAAACCCCGAACGCCGTCCTCTTCGGCACGTCGTCGTTCTGGCAGGGAATTGATGTCCAGGGCGAGCAGCTCTCCTGCGTCATCGTCGACAAGCTTCCCTTCGCCGTCCCTTCCGACCCCATCATGAAGGCCCGCACCGACGCCATCACCGCCGCCGGCGGCAACGCCTTCAACGACCTCCAAATCCCTCAAGCCGTCATTGCACTCAAGCAGGGCTTCGGCCGCCTCATCCGCTCGCTCACCGACCGCGGCGTCCTCATGCTCCTCGACTCCCGCATCCGCACCACCCGCTACGGCGCCACCTTCCTCGGCTCGCTCCCACCCTACCGCCGCACCGACGACATCACAGACGTTGAACGCTTCTTCGCAAGCTGAGCAGACTTCATCCGATGGAGTCGTTACCAGACAAATTGCAGGTTGCACAACCAGGGATTATGCTTTCGTGCCTCACCCCGGAGGCATTTATGGCGAGAAAGTACATC
The genomic region above belongs to Acidobacteriaceae bacterium and contains:
- a CDS encoding helicase C-terminal domain-containing protein; the protein is MEVDRKTPVSEAAAEAKLPSLHDFFSPGGILARSSLAFEHRPGQYAMAKAIEQAFADRRHLIIEAGTGTGKTLAYLLPALRRARNEKQRIIISTGTKNLQEQLYFKDIPFLESVLADSGPLRVCYMKGRANYLCKQKLYALRDNPILSGLDDISQFHTILQWEHTTETGDRAEIDDLPESSALWHKLDARSEVCLGQTCPNWEPCFITQMRRKALESDLVIVNHHLFFADLSIKQQAAGAPDAGILPEAAAVIFDEAHELEDVASQYFGIALTNHRFDELARDTESMLRAKGASSAAIESSTATLRERSRLFFSSLPETTTTAQPGRMEFTDRADFLESHGDSYLGAVNALTRLEGELDRLRDVEEAAGLRKRAADIRAHLKFLLEATDPNTVFWIERRAASNLRNTARNSREPATNPGAPFMTTASSSSWVGSLNTHLQATPIDVSQLLAETLFANYSSVILTSATLTVADSEHKPSFEHLKKRLGIPFPKELIVPSHFDYAKQALLYLPQYLPPPRHPDFLPHAAEKIRRVLEITRGRAFCLFTSYSQMRELHDRLLCELPYPLLLQGTAPRHVLIQQFRETPNAVLFGTSSFWQGIDVQGEQLSCVIVDKLPFAVPSDPIMKARTDAITAAGGNAFNDLQIPQAVIALKQGFGRLIRSLTDRGVLMLLDSRIRTTRYGATFLGSLPPYRRTDDITDVERFFAS
- a CDS encoding Gfo/Idh/MocA family oxidoreductase, which encodes MQPIRFGILGFGYHAAFRLVPSFRNCQHATLVGFHRRDPAKAARDAAAHGLLAFPSPEALCSSPDIDAIFITSPDALHLADAQLAFAHKKPVLCEKPLTSNAADADTMLAGANAAGVLFGVAHHYRWAHAIQQIRSRVAAGEIGDPRTAHAEFNYAAQFSRRPWITDPTLAAGGPIGDVGVHCIDTLRFILDNTRAKSVSTIATQDAHSGAVEASASMQLEFANNVLASVNVSARAQYRTQIEIVGAEGVLIAENGMTVDHPVDVVLRRKGAHVNTNTVSNADAYTRMIDNFAQALRGEEQFLGPGTEGVHNQHILDAAFKSWHSGQRERVGEA
- a CDS encoding GNAT family N-acetyltransferase: MTPTLQTTRLLLTPIRLEDAEQVQRIFPQWEIVQFLNAGVPWPFPPDGVLNHWRDRMLPAMQRGDEWNWTLRLKSAPDQIIGSITLSRGDDLNRGFWLAPEFHNRGIMTEAVIATNDFWFDTLGFTRLRVPKAVGNLASRRISEKTGMRLVAIEPDHAFVCGHLPAEIWELTADEWHAFRGRFVHTKDE